Proteins encoded together in one Caldicellulosiruptor saccharolyticus DSM 8903 window:
- a CDS encoding ATP-binding protein: MMRKIIKIDEEKCNGCGLCVNACVEGAIELVDGKAKLVSEEYCDGLGNCLPVCPTGAIEIIEADVKPFNEKAVKERIEKTKSKREFSCMCPGSQERIIEKKEAAAPSEAKPSVQEVQDSSELINWPVQLALVNPYAKFFEGSHLLIAADCVAYAYASFHKEFMKGKVTIIGCPKLDDIEYYYEKILEIIQNHEIKSITVVKMEVPCCTGIANIVKKAMLQAQKIVPYSEVTITTEGGIKE, translated from the coding sequence ATGATGAGAAAAATAATCAAAATTGATGAAGAAAAATGCAATGGTTGTGGTCTTTGTGTAAATGCCTGCGTTGAGGGTGCAATTGAGCTGGTAGATGGCAAGGCAAAGCTTGTGAGCGAAGAGTACTGTGATGGACTTGGGAACTGTCTTCCTGTTTGTCCAACTGGTGCAATTGAGATAATTGAGGCAGATGTGAAGCCTTTTAATGAAAAGGCTGTAAAAGAGAGAATTGAAAAAACTAAATCTAAGAGAGAATTTTCATGTATGTGTCCAGGTTCACAAGAAAGGATTATTGAGAAAAAAGAAGCTGCTGCACCTTCGGAAGCTAAACCTTCAGTGCAAGAAGTGCAAGATTCGTCTGAGCTTATTAACTGGCCTGTGCAACTTGCTCTTGTCAATCCATATGCTAAGTTTTTTGAAGGTAGCCACCTTTTGATTGCAGCTGACTGTGTTGCGTATGCTTATGCGTCTTTTCACAAGGAGTTTATGAAAGGAAAGGTTACAATAATAGGTTGTCCCAAACTTGACGATATTGAATATTACTATGAAAAGATTTTAGAGATAATCCAAAATCATGAAATCAAGAGTATAACAGTTGTCAAGATGGAAGTGCCGTGCTGCACTGGTATTGCAAATATAGTTAAAAAAGCTATGCTTCAGGCACAAAAGATTGTACCGTATTCTGAGGTTACAATTACCACCGAAGGTGGTATAAAAGAATAA
- a CDS encoding Crp/Fnr family transcriptional regulator, with product MNYSKLSKTKLFKGMEENDIERLLYGCSLVQKSFEKDEIIAFEGDECTSIGLILDGMVDIKKASASGKEYTITTLLPGDTFGEAVVFSSSNFFPAMVVAKCNTTILFIPKEAIINMSKKCERFLHNYLNILSDRILLLNSKLKESTLITLRQKICNFLLEEFKKQKSLKIKLSLSKQELAEKFNVQRPSLSRELIKMREEGLIDFWGKEIWIKNLERIEDCLYEIH from the coding sequence ATGAACTATTCTAAACTATCCAAAACGAAATTATTTAAAGGTATGGAAGAAAATGATATCGAAAGGCTTTTGTATGGCTGCAGCTTGGTCCAAAAGAGTTTTGAAAAAGATGAGATAATTGCGTTTGAAGGAGATGAATGCACATCAATAGGATTAATTCTTGATGGAATGGTGGATATTAAAAAGGCCTCTGCATCTGGCAAAGAATATACAATAACAACTTTGCTTCCCGGAGATACATTTGGAGAAGCCGTAGTATTTTCTTCATCAAATTTTTTCCCAGCAATGGTTGTTGCAAAATGTAATACTACAATCTTGTTCATACCAAAAGAAGCTATTATCAATATGAGCAAAAAATGTGAAAGGTTCTTGCACAACTATCTAAATATATTGTCAGATAGAATTTTACTTCTAAATTCAAAACTAAAAGAATCTACACTTATAACTCTGCGACAAAAGATCTGTAATTTTTTGCTTGAAGAGTTCAAAAAGCAAAAAAGCCTCAAGATAAAGCTTTCTCTTTCAAAGCAGGAACTTGCAGAAAAGTTCAATGTGCAAAGACCTTCTTTGTCAAGAGAGCTGATAAAGATGAGAGAAGAGGGACTTATAGATTTTTGGGGAAAGGAAATTTGGATTAAAAATCTGGAAAGAATTGAAGATTGTCTGTATGAAATTCACTAA
- the ftsY gene encoding signal recognition particle-docking protein FtsY, with translation MGFFDRLKEGLSKTKKNFTERVENLLKAFKQVDDELFDELEEVLVLSDVGVKTSQKIIENLKEKVKMNKISDSQAVKELLKEEMFNIINLPNKLRERYPLIILMVGVNGVGKTTSIGKIANLLKSNGKKVIIAAADTFRAAAIDQLEIWAKRVGCDIIKHVEGADPAAVVFDGIQAMRARKADVLIVDTAGRLHTKKNLIEELRKIDRVINQQIPEAEKETLLVIDATTGQNGLIQAKEFNQAVNISGIVLTKLDGTAKGGIVVSICDELKIPVKFIGVGEKIDDLQEFDPKEFIDALFE, from the coding sequence ATGGGGTTTTTTGACAGATTAAAAGAAGGACTTTCAAAGACAAAAAAGAACTTTACTGAAAGGGTTGAAAATTTGTTAAAAGCATTCAAACAGGTGGATGATGAGTTATTTGATGAGCTTGAAGAGGTTTTAGTACTGTCTGATGTTGGGGTAAAAACATCTCAAAAGATTATAGAAAACCTCAAAGAAAAAGTTAAGATGAACAAGATTTCAGATAGCCAAGCTGTGAAAGAACTTTTAAAAGAAGAGATGTTTAATATCATAAACTTGCCGAATAAATTAAGGGAAAGATATCCGCTAATTATTCTCATGGTTGGTGTCAATGGGGTTGGAAAGACAACCTCAATTGGCAAAATTGCAAACCTTTTAAAATCAAATGGGAAAAAGGTTATCATTGCAGCAGCAGATACATTCAGGGCAGCTGCAATTGACCAGCTTGAAATTTGGGCAAAGAGAGTTGGATGTGATATTATAAAACACGTTGAGGGTGCTGACCCTGCAGCAGTTGTGTTTGACGGCATTCAAGCAATGAGAGCAAGAAAGGCTGATGTTTTAATTGTAGACACAGCAGGAAGACTTCATACAAAGAAAAACTTGATTGAAGAGCTTAGAAAGATTGACCGTGTGATAAATCAGCAAATTCCAGAGGCCGAAAAAGAAACATTGCTTGTGATTGACGCAACAACTGGTCAAAATGGGCTCATTCAAGCAAAGGAATTTAACCAAGCAGTAAACATTTCGGGAATTGTTCTTACCAAGCTTGATGGTACAGCAAAAGGTGGAATTGTTGTTTCTATCTGTGATGAACTAAAAATTCCTGTGAAATTCATTGGTGTTGGTGAAAAGATAGACGACCTCCAAGAGTTCGATCCAAAAGAATTTATTGATGCGCTTTTTGAATAA
- a CDS encoding MetQ/NlpA family ABC transporter substrate-binding protein, which produces MKRLIKKRILITFLIFGLLIVSLVGYGAKQANTFAKQTQTTVKKKITIKVGATPVPHAEILNVVKPILEKKGVRLVIVEFTDYVQPNLKLADKELDANFFQHIPYLEDFSKQHRLNLTYIAKVHIEPMGIYSRKVKKLSQLKQGATIAIPNDATNGGRALLLLQSAGLIKLKPNAGIKAKVSDIIKNPKKIKIIELEAATLPRVLSDVDAAVINTNYALEAKLVPTKDALFIENANSPYVNVLAVRKGDESRPELKELAKALNSPEVKKFINKKYKGAVVPAF; this is translated from the coding sequence ATGAAAAGACTTATTAAGAAAAGAATTTTGATTACATTTTTAATATTTGGACTTTTAATAGTTTCACTTGTTGGGTATGGCGCAAAGCAGGCAAATACCTTTGCTAAACAGACACAAACTACTGTAAAGAAAAAAATAACCATAAAAGTTGGTGCAACACCCGTGCCTCATGCAGAAATTTTAAATGTCGTAAAACCTATTCTTGAGAAAAAGGGAGTCAGATTAGTGATTGTGGAGTTCACAGATTATGTTCAGCCAAATCTCAAGCTGGCTGACAAAGAGTTAGACGCTAATTTCTTCCAACATATACCTTATCTTGAGGATTTTTCAAAACAACATAGGCTTAATCTAACATATATTGCTAAGGTGCATATTGAGCCGATGGGAATATATTCTCGAAAAGTAAAAAAACTTAGCCAATTAAAACAGGGGGCTACAATTGCCATACCAAACGATGCTACCAATGGTGGTAGAGCTTTGCTGCTTTTACAATCAGCGGGATTAATAAAACTAAAACCGAATGCCGGTATTAAAGCCAAAGTAAGTGATATTATTAAAAATCCTAAAAAGATAAAAATCATTGAACTTGAAGCTGCAACTTTACCAAGAGTGTTATCGGATGTTGATGCAGCAGTTATAAACACTAATTATGCTTTAGAGGCAAAACTTGTTCCAACAAAAGACGCGTTGTTTATTGAAAATGCTAATTCTCCATATGTTAATGTATTAGCAGTTCGCAAAGGTGATGAATCCAGACCTGAACTAAAAGAGTTGGCCAAAGCGTTGAATTCTCCAGAAGTAAAGAAATTCATTAATAAGAAGTATAAAGGTGCTGTTGTACCTGCTTTCTAA
- a CDS encoding amidase domain-containing protein, with amino-acid sequence MICNRYLSNSARGTILGRWKYGGQIGFNDYNDVLQPGDILFYDWNSDGRFDHAGVSVG; translated from the coding sequence ATGATTTGTAACAGATATCTATCAAACTCAGCCAGGGGAACGATTTTAGGTAGATGGAAATATGGGGGGCAAATAGGCTTTAACGATTATAATGATGTACTTCAACCTGGTGATATTCTATTTTATGATTGGAATTCAGATGGGAGATTTGACCATGCTGGTGTTTCTGTAGGTTGA
- the hcp gene encoding hydroxylamine reductase, whose protein sequence is MLQTEMFCFQCEQTAGGKGCTRVGVCGKDSRVANLQDLLLYQLKGIAYLGDQHLKQGKKIDQYTTRFMMDALFSTLTNVNFDEKRFVEYILEAQTVKENLKNQVGSLQNVPAAVDYRAPEDVEKMIEDGKKVGILADEIDEDIRSLRELLIYGIKGMAAYAHHAARLGKQDENVNNFFFTALARTLDNNISADELFNLCMELGKMNFRCMQILDEAHTQTFGHPQPTEVLISKKKGPFIIVSGHDLKDLKDLLEQTEGKGINIYTHGEMLPAHGYPELKKYKHLVGNYGGAWQDQQKEFDGIPGCILMTTNCLQKPKDSYKDRIFTTGVVGFDGVAHIEEVDGKKDFTPIIQKALELGGWQEDEEEKKILVGFGHHTVLGLANKIIDAVKSGQIKHFFLIGGCDGARSGRNYYTEFAEKTPKDTLILTLACGKYRFNKKDFGTIGEFPRLLDIGQCNDAYSALVIAIELAKVFNCDVNDLPLTLVLSWFEQKAVAILLTLLSLGLKNIYLGPSLPAFVSPNILQVLVEKFNIKPISNPEKDLNEILSRK, encoded by the coding sequence ATGCTTCAAACAGAAATGTTTTGTTTTCAATGTGAACAGACAGCAGGTGGAAAAGGTTGCACAAGGGTTGGTGTGTGTGGAAAAGACAGCAGAGTTGCTAACTTGCAGGATCTACTTTTGTACCAATTAAAAGGCATTGCTTACTTAGGTGACCAACATTTAAAACAGGGAAAGAAAATTGATCAGTACACAACAAGGTTCATGATGGATGCCCTGTTTTCAACACTTACAAACGTGAACTTTGATGAGAAAAGGTTTGTAGAGTATATTCTTGAAGCACAAACAGTAAAAGAAAATCTCAAAAATCAGGTGGGTAGCTTACAAAACGTACCTGCTGCAGTAGATTACAGAGCACCAGAAGATGTAGAAAAGATGATTGAAGATGGGAAAAAGGTTGGGATTTTAGCAGACGAGATTGACGAGGATATAAGGTCACTCAGAGAACTACTAATATATGGAATAAAAGGGATGGCAGCATATGCTCATCATGCAGCAAGGCTTGGAAAGCAAGATGAAAATGTAAACAACTTCTTCTTTACAGCACTTGCAAGAACCTTAGACAACAACATCTCAGCAGATGAACTGTTTAACCTATGCATGGAACTTGGTAAGATGAACTTCAGGTGTATGCAGATACTTGATGAAGCACACACACAAACCTTTGGTCATCCACAGCCAACAGAAGTTTTGATTTCAAAGAAGAAGGGGCCATTTATAATTGTCTCTGGACACGATTTAAAAGACCTAAAAGATCTATTAGAGCAGACAGAAGGTAAAGGTATTAATATCTACACCCATGGCGAGATGTTACCTGCACATGGCTATCCAGAGCTCAAAAAATATAAACATTTAGTAGGAAACTATGGTGGAGCATGGCAAGACCAGCAAAAAGAATTTGACGGAATTCCAGGTTGTATCTTGATGACAACAAACTGTCTGCAAAAGCCAAAAGATAGTTACAAAGATAGAATTTTCACAACAGGTGTTGTCGGCTTTGATGGAGTTGCACATATTGAGGAAGTGGATGGCAAAAAGGACTTTACACCAATAATCCAGAAAGCGCTTGAACTTGGTGGCTGGCAAGAGGATGAAGAGGAAAAGAAGATACTTGTTGGCTTTGGACATCACACTGTGCTTGGCCTTGCAAACAAGATAATTGATGCAGTTAAAAGTGGCCAAATTAAACACTTCTTCTTAATTGGTGGATGTGATGGTGCAAGATCAGGCAGAAACTACTATACAGAGTTTGCAGAAAAGACGCCAAAGGATACGTTGATTTTGACCTTAGCATGTGGCAAGTACAGATTTAACAAAAAGGATTTTGGTACTATTGGTGAGTTTCCAAGACTTTTGGATATTGGTCAGTGCAACGATGCATACTCAGCTCTTGTCATTGCAATCGAGCTTGCAAAGGTATTCAATTGTGATGTAAATGACTTACCACTTACCTTAGTTCTCTCATGGTTTGAACAAAAAGCTGTTGCAATACTATTGACACTGCTATCCTTGGGCTTGAAGAACATCTATTTAGGCCCATCGTTGCCAGCTTTTGTATCACCAAATATTTTGCAGGTTTTAGTCGAAAAGTTCAATATAAAACCAATATCTAATCCTGAAAAAGATTTAAATGAGATTTTAAGCAGGAAATAA
- a CDS encoding amidase domain-containing protein has translation MKRNIAISLMLICFVLINCFNCVKVEAAYNSFGAASYADIWALSRNSNYPSFDADCTNFASQAMH, from the coding sequence ATGAAAAGAAACATTGCGATATCTTTAATGCTTATCTGTTTTGTTCTGATAAACTGTTTCAATTGCGTAAAAGTTGAAGCAGCTTACAATAGCTTTGGGGCTGCTTCATATGCAGATATTTGGGCACTAAGCAGAAATTCAAACTACCCTAGTTTTGACGCAGATTGCACGAATTTTGCATCTCAAGCAATGCATTAG
- the smc gene encoding chromosome segregation protein SMC: MYIKWLEIYGFKSFCEKTRIEFQKGITAIVGPNGCGKSNITDAIRWALGEQSLKLLRASKLEDLIFAGTEKRRSQGFAEVSIYFDNSDGKLPIDFEEVVITRRLFRSGESEFFINKTACRLKDIYELFLDSGLGKDGYSIISQGRVDEIINARPFERYKIFEEACGITKYKYRKEEAERKLKNTHENILRLQDVIFELKSQLEEIAPEVEKAKVYIELNRKLSDLKREKYLFSYKLANENYKSTIAQIESLKEDLEKLTNNKLEIEKRLSEKKLQLDLLTQQHESAKENYSRLKDELAENTSKLKFLKKQLEGKFQLLGDITNDLKKIDEEGQEIVRVLSDYKEKLSKKDHIYTQIVEKQSKLLEELEDIKDGIFQIENEIQNKETELIEKISQIEKDNQKLNGLLHLKNALLERENRIDEEEKEILNELQRLDNIKTEKELQKNKLETEKERRAKELDNIKQDIKEREKQLLDVQNKVHELSSEMIKKKEKLNVLKAMEENLEGYSKTIKEIFKRVKNLPIDLYGTVGSLINVKRQYVKAVESALGNAIQHLVVKNESDAKSIIELAKNEKLGKVTIVPIETVVISSSKEDVKAEGFLGFADEFIETKEEFKKVIELLVGRTLVFDTIDNAIEYQRRTSYRSRCVTLSGELINPGGIFVGGEKKTDFSLLERKVEKDELENQVLNLASELDSLEKQILEKNQEVYSLNQEKESVDSKIKDLIAKIDDIEKEVEMCEYKKEQLIQKRGSLENEKKVINDQTTNLQSDIEITRKNIQILEDSKAEIERVTSDLKSRLRKLKEDHNLFDNEYRRLLEEKNQIEAEISILKHKLESAEQTLKNLEDQKAKKQEQKLKCDQEIKELERQISEVSHVVEAQKNHLDKLKDEIEKMEKEHSNLTFMFTKEVEIVNKISEDIQNAERRLNTLIIEKNNLENQIGTIKEKYFDLFNEEIYLPDGEIVWSEKKEEEIESISSAIEQLGPVNLYSIEQEKKLNERVEFLQRQIEDLEKTSKELKNLINELDKNMKNIFLENFEKIKLLFSEIFKELFNGGSCDLKLIQDGEEFGVDIDVKPPGKKLQNINLLSGGEKALTAIALLFAFLMFKGSLLCILDEIDSSLDEANVQRFAQFLKNLNNQSQIIIVTHRKPTMEIADVLYGVTMEEQGVSKVLSLKLEKIQKG, from the coding sequence ATGTACATAAAATGGCTTGAAATCTATGGTTTTAAATCTTTTTGTGAAAAGACAAGGATTGAATTTCAAAAAGGAATTACAGCTATTGTTGGACCTAATGGATGTGGAAAGAGCAATATTACAGATGCAATAAGGTGGGCTTTGGGCGAGCAGAGCCTTAAACTTTTGCGTGCAAGTAAACTTGAAGATTTAATTTTTGCCGGGACAGAAAAGAGAAGGTCACAGGGGTTTGCGGAGGTTTCTATATACTTTGACAACTCTGATGGAAAGCTACCTATTGATTTTGAAGAGGTTGTAATTACAAGAAGGCTTTTTAGAAGCGGTGAGAGCGAATTTTTTATCAACAAGACAGCCTGCAGGTTAAAAGACATCTACGAGCTTTTTCTTGATTCGGGTCTTGGCAAAGATGGTTATTCAATTATCTCACAGGGTAGAGTTGATGAGATAATAAATGCAAGGCCATTTGAAAGATATAAGATATTTGAAGAGGCGTGTGGTATTACAAAGTACAAATACAGAAAAGAAGAGGCTGAGAGGAAGTTAAAAAATACTCACGAAAACATCTTAAGACTTCAGGACGTAATATTTGAGTTAAAATCTCAGCTTGAAGAAATAGCCCCTGAAGTTGAAAAAGCAAAGGTATACATAGAGCTGAACAGAAAACTGTCAGATTTAAAAAGAGAAAAGTATCTTTTTAGCTATAAACTGGCAAACGAGAACTACAAATCTACAATAGCACAAATTGAAAGTTTAAAAGAAGATCTTGAAAAGCTTACAAATAACAAACTGGAAATTGAGAAAAGATTGAGCGAAAAGAAGCTTCAACTTGATTTATTGACTCAGCAACATGAAAGTGCTAAAGAAAATTACAGTAGACTGAAAGATGAACTTGCTGAGAATACTTCAAAACTGAAATTTTTAAAAAAACAGCTTGAAGGCAAATTTCAGCTCCTTGGGGATATAACAAATGACCTCAAAAAGATTGATGAAGAAGGTCAGGAAATTGTAAGAGTTTTGTCAGATTATAAAGAAAAGCTTTCTAAAAAAGATCATATTTACACTCAGATTGTCGAAAAACAAAGCAAGCTTTTGGAAGAATTGGAAGATATAAAAGATGGAATTTTTCAGATTGAAAATGAGATTCAAAACAAGGAAACAGAGCTAATAGAGAAGATATCTCAGATTGAAAAGGATAATCAAAAGTTAAACGGCCTTTTGCATCTCAAGAACGCTTTGCTTGAAAGAGAAAACAGAATAGATGAGGAAGAAAAAGAAATTTTAAATGAACTTCAAAGACTGGATAATATAAAGACAGAGAAAGAATTACAAAAAAATAAGTTGGAAACTGAGAAAGAAAGACGGGCAAAAGAGCTTGATAACATAAAACAAGATATAAAGGAAAGAGAAAAACAACTATTAGATGTACAAAACAAAGTACATGAACTTTCAAGCGAGATGATAAAGAAAAAAGAGAAACTAAATGTATTAAAGGCAATGGAGGAGAATTTAGAAGGATATAGTAAAACCATAAAAGAAATATTCAAAAGGGTAAAAAACTTGCCAATAGACTTATATGGAACTGTTGGAAGCTTAATCAATGTAAAAAGGCAATATGTAAAAGCTGTTGAATCAGCTCTTGGCAATGCAATACAGCATCTTGTTGTTAAAAATGAAAGTGACGCTAAGAGTATTATTGAGCTTGCTAAAAATGAAAAGCTTGGGAAAGTGACAATTGTTCCAATTGAGACAGTAGTGATTTCGTCTTCTAAAGAAGATGTGAAAGCAGAAGGCTTCCTTGGATTTGCAGATGAATTTATAGAAACAAAAGAGGAATTTAAGAAGGTTATAGAGCTATTGGTTGGACGAACGCTTGTGTTTGATACTATTGACAATGCTATAGAGTATCAAAGAAGAACTTCATATAGATCGCGATGTGTAACTCTTTCTGGTGAACTTATAAACCCTGGTGGAATTTTCGTGGGTGGTGAAAAGAAAACTGACTTTTCTTTGCTTGAAAGAAAAGTTGAAAAAGATGAGTTGGAAAACCAAGTTTTAAATTTGGCATCTGAACTCGATAGCCTGGAAAAGCAGATTTTAGAAAAGAATCAAGAAGTATATAGTTTAAATCAAGAAAAAGAATCAGTAGATAGTAAAATTAAGGATTTGATTGCTAAGATTGATGATATAGAAAAAGAGGTTGAAATGTGTGAATACAAAAAAGAGCAGCTTATTCAAAAAAGAGGGTCTTTAGAAAATGAAAAAAAGGTTATAAATGATCAGACAACTAACCTACAAAGCGACATTGAGATTACCAGAAAAAACATACAAATCTTAGAAGATTCAAAAGCAGAGATTGAAAGAGTGACCTCGGATTTAAAGTCAAGGCTTAGAAAATTAAAAGAAGATCACAACTTGTTTGACAATGAGTACAGGAGACTTTTAGAAGAAAAAAATCAGATTGAAGCAGAGATTTCTATTTTAAAGCATAAACTTGAAAGTGCAGAGCAAACCTTAAAAAATTTAGAGGATCAAAAGGCAAAAAAACAAGAACAGAAGTTAAAGTGTGATCAAGAGATAAAAGAGCTTGAGAGGCAAATTAGTGAAGTTTCGCATGTGGTTGAAGCCCAAAAGAATCATCTTGACAAACTAAAAGATGAGATTGAGAAAATGGAAAAAGAACACTCAAACCTGACTTTTATGTTTACTAAGGAGGTCGAAATTGTAAATAAAATATCAGAGGATATTCAAAATGCAGAGCGAAGACTAAATACCCTCATAATTGAAAAAAACAACTTGGAAAATCAAATTGGGACCATAAAAGAAAAATATTTTGATCTTTTTAACGAAGAGATATATTTGCCAGATGGAGAAATTGTGTGGTCAGAAAAAAAAGAAGAGGAGATTGAAAGTATCTCTTCAGCTATTGAACAGCTTGGACCAGTCAACCTTTATTCAATAGAGCAAGAAAAGAAACTGAATGAAAGAGTGGAGTTTTTGCAAAGGCAAATTGAAGATTTAGAAAAGACGAGCAAGGAGCTAAAAAACCTTATAAATGAGCTTGATAAAAATATGAAAAATATATTCTTGGAGAATTTTGAAAAAATAAAACTCTTGTTTTCAGAGATTTTTAAAGAACTATTTAATGGTGGCAGTTGCGACCTAAAACTAATCCAAGATGGGGAGGAGTTTGGTGTTGACATTGATGTAAAACCACCTGGCAAAAAGCTTCAGAATATAAATCTTCTTTCTGGAGGAGAAAAAGCTTTAACTGCAATAGCTCTTCTGTTCGCATTTTTAATGTTCAAAGGTTCTCTTTTGTGTATATTAGATGAGATTGACTCAAGCTTAGATGAGGCAAATGTTCAGAGATTTGCGCAGTTTCTCAAAAATCTCAATAATCAAAGCCAGATTATAATTGTCACTCATAGAAAGCCTACCATGGAGATTGCAGATGTACTCTATGGTGTTACAATGGAAGAGCAAGGGGTGTCAAAGGTGCTGTCACTCAAATTAGAAAAAATACAGAAAGGATGA
- a CDS encoding DUF2294 domain-containing protein has translation MTKGQIEAKISEAVSKFEMEYMGRGPKQIKTIITEDVIVVRLIGFLSPTEKKLAQTKEGVELIKKVRATLFENAKDVLEKLIKEVIDIDIAGIYSDVNTTNGEKVIVVTLNENLEKRLK, from the coding sequence ATGACAAAAGGACAGATAGAAGCAAAAATCAGTGAAGCAGTTAGCAAGTTTGAGATGGAGTATATGGGCAGGGGTCCAAAACAAATAAAGACAATAATCACAGAAGATGTAATAGTTGTAAGATTAATTGGGTTTCTAAGCCCTACCGAAAAAAAGCTTGCCCAGACAAAAGAGGGAGTTGAACTTATCAAAAAGGTAAGAGCGACTTTATTTGAAAATGCAAAAGATGTGTTAGAAAAACTCATAAAAGAGGTTATAGATATTGACATTGCGGGCATATACTCTGATGTCAACACTACCAATGGAGAAAAGGTGATAGTAGTAACTTTAAATGAAAATTTAGAAAAGCGTCTAAAGTAA